CTTGTCCGAGGGCGCCGTCCTTGTAGATCGGCCAAGTGAATTGTGGGCCAATGTAGTCGTAGGCCACGCACTTGAATCCGTCGGCAAGCACGCCTGCCTCGCTCAGGGCATCGATCCAAAGTTCCCAGTCCTCGCCGCCCATGACCTTCACCGTGCCTTGGATTTCTTCGGGAGTGCCCGGTTCGAGAGTCGCGACTTGGATAGTCTTCTTATCGGTGTCGAGGTACTTGTTGGAGAAAGGTTTGCCGATTGGCTTGATGGCGGATTTGTAGACTTCGCCCGTTTTTGGGTCGGTACGGCGTGGGGCTCCGATGGAGTAGACCAACAAGTCGATCTTGCCGCCCATGTCTTCTTTGATGCGCTCGATGGCTTGAGCTTTGATTTCGTCGGAAAAGGCATCGCCGTTGATCGACTTGGCGTAGAGGCCTTCCACTTTGGCCTGTTTCTCGAAGGCGACGGAGTTGTACCAGCCGGCAGATGCGCAGCGTCCGCGTTCGGAAGGGCGTTCGAAAAAGACACCTAGCGTATTCGCTCCCGAGCCAAAAGCGGCGGAGATGCGGGAAGAGAGTCCGTACCCTTGCGAAGCGCCCACGATCAAAACGTTTTTCGGCCCATCGGCTACGGATGGCTGGCTTTTTATGTAGTCGATTTGCTCTTGGACGTTTGCGGCGCAGCCAGTCGGATGGGCCGTGATGCAGATGAAGCCTTTTATCTTAGGTGTGACGATCATTGAAAGCTGTGAATAGGGTTACGCGTCCCGCTACGGGAAAAGGTCTGTGTTGTCGAAGATTGAGAATGATGGCCAGTTAATTGTTCCGGTCGCTCGAGGGCGTCCTAGCCAGGCGGAGAAGGGACGCAATCGTGACCTAGGGCAGGGCGTTTGACTGTCTGAAGCGCTACAGCAAGTAAGAGCCGAGGATCCCGATGAGTAGAAGAGCCGCGATGATGCAGAGAACGCGTTTTTCCTGAGGGGTAGTCTTGAGGAGCATTTGCTTGCCGTTTTTTTCGGGAATTTTATTAAGCCCTTATCGCTCAGTACATTGTGTTATGAACCCATTTCTTCGAGTAAAGCTCTTACTTTTGGCAGCCGTCTTCTACGGCGCTTCAGTCTGGGGACAAGGCCAGTTTAGTCTTGGACCAGTCGACACTGGCGAGGCCGAAGCCGAGTTGGTGGCGGATGTCGCTGCCATCGCTCCGGGGCAGGAGTTCCAAGTCGCCCTCAGGCTCGAGATGAGCCCGCACTGGCACGTTTATTGGATCAACCCCGGCGATACCGGGCTTGTGCCCGAGATAGAATGGAATCTGCCGGAGGGGTTTGAGATGGGGCCGCTCGAATTTCCGACGCCGCACCGAATTCCAACCCCGCCCTTGGTTTCCTACGGTTATGAAGATGAGATCTTTTTGTTGGCCAAGGTGAAGGCTCCGGCTTCGCTGGAGACCGGCAGCACCGTTCGTTTCGAAGGGGCCGCCTCTTGGCTAATCTGCAAAGAAGCCTGTATTCCCGGTTCGGCGGACTTGGCGCTCGAATTGCCCGTCACCGAAACGGGAGAAACCTTTGCTCCTGCGGAGTACGCCAGCAAAATGGCAGAGACACGTGACGCTCTGCCGCGCGAAGCGGAGGGAGGAGTACTCGCCTACGAGGACCTCGGCGACACCTTGATCGTGACCTTGAAGTGGTCCGGCCTGCAGGGAATGACCTTGGAGGACCCTTACTTTTACATCGAGCAAGAGGCGGTTTCGGATTCCGCCAAGGAGCAAAGCTTCGATCTGAACGGAGACGTACTGCGAATCGGAATCCCAAAAACCGACTACTTCGAGGAGCCGGAAAATGGCTACAGTGGGCTATTGTATTCCGCCAATGGTTTCGAGGCGGCAGGTGGGGTGGATGCGGTCCGCTTCCACGTGCCCGGAGATCTCGCCAGCATGGGGGCGACTCCAAGTGTGGCGGGCGAAGCTGCTTTCGACATCGGTTTTACCCAGGCGCTGCTCTACGCGTTTCTGGGCGGAATGATCTTGAACCTCATGCCCTGCGTTTTTCCGGTGCTTTCTATCAAGGTACTCGGCTTCGTCCAGCAATCCGGCGAGGACAAGGGCAAGGTCCTGAAGCACGGGATTATGTTTACTATCGGAGTGTTGGCCTCCTTCTGGCTTTTGGCGGGGACTTTGATCGCCCTGCGCTCCGCGGGTGAGAGCCTCGGCTGGGGATTCCAGCTGCAGCAGCCTGAGTTCGTGGCCGTGATGCTGGTGGTCATGTTCCTCTTTGGCTTGAGCATGTCCGGCGTCTTTGAAATGGGGACCTCTGCCATCAGTTTGCAGGGCAAGGTAAAGGGCGACGGTTACTCCGGGTCCTTCTTTTCAGGCGTCATCGCAACGGCGGTAGCGACTCCCTGTACGGGACCATTCATGGGGCAAGCCCTTGGCTACGCGCTCACCTTATCCGCTTTTCAGTCGCTTACGGTTTTCACCTTTCTGGCCCTTGGCATGGCCACGCCATACTTGGTGCTCTCGGCCAATCCATCACTGATCAACAAGCTCCCGCGTCCAGGAGCCTGGATGGAAACCTTCAAGCAGGTTATGGCCTTCCCGATGTACGCGACCTGTATCTGGCTGGTCTGGCTCTTGGGGGCGCATTTGGGTAACGACGGACTCGTCTACGTGCTCGGTGGACTCTTGGTCGTCGCTATCGGCGCCTGGATCTACGGACGCTGGTCAACTCCGGTCAAATCCAAGTCTACTCGACGCTTCGCGAGCGGCCTCGCCCTGCTGTCGGTGCTCGGAGGAATTTGGCTGATGATGCCAGGAGAAGCGGGTGAGGAGAAAGAAGAGATCCCCTGGCAGACTTATTCTCCCGCTCTGGTCGATGAGCTATCCACTTCCGGAAAGCCAGTGTTTATAGATTTCACCGCGGACTGGTGCCTGACTTGTAAAGCCAACGAGATTCGCCTTTTCAGCTCGGACGAAGTGCTGGATCGAATCGATGACGGCGAGGTGCAGTTGGTACGAGGGGATTGGACCAAGAAGGACTCGGTCATAACCGAAGCCTTGGCCAAATACGGCCGCTCCAGCGTACCGCTTTATCTGCTCTACGACGGAGATGGCTCCGAACCACGTGTTCTCCCGCAAGTCCTCAGTCCGTCCACCTTTTTGGCGGCCCTCGATGAAATCGATTAGGCTCCTGAACAGTTTTTTTAGGTAGCACCTCAGGCCGTTAAGATCCGGCCGTTTGCTCCTGTTTTAGAACAACCAACCAAGACCCAAGATGACTCTTATCCAACGCCTCGTCAGTTGCGTAGCGGCCACGCTACTTTTCGCCGGAAGCCTTTCAGCCGCCCAAGTCGGTGCCTCCGCTCCCGCTTTTAGTCTAGTTGACACCCAAGGCAACGAACACTCCCTGTCCGATTTTGAGGGCAAAGTGGTAGTGCTGGAATGGACCAATTTCGGCTGCCCCTTCGTCAAGAAGCACTACAACTCCGGAAACATGCAGGGGCTGCAGGAGCATGCTACCGGCAAGGATGTGGTTTGGCTTTCTATTTGCTCCTCCGCTCCCGGGAAGCAGGGCAACATGAGTTCTGAAGAGTGGAGCTCCGCTCTCGAGGAAAAGGGCTCCAAAGCCACCGCGGTTCTTATCGACGAGTCCGGCGAAGTTGGCCGTGCCTACGGAGCGAAGGCTACGCCTCACATGTTCGTAATCGATGAAAGTGGTACGCTCGTTTACGACGGAGCCATCGATAGCATCGCCTCCGCAAGTCCTTCGGATATCGAGAAGGCTGAGAATTACGTGAAGTCTGCTTTGGCTTCCCTGTTCGCGGGAGAGCCCATCGAGACTGCCAAAGCCAAGCCATACGGTTGCGGCATCAAGTACGCTCAAAACTAGTCGGCAGGCTTCCTTCGCCGGTCTATGCAAGATCGGCTACAAAACGATACGGACGCTGCGACCAATCCGGTCCAGCGTAGTCGATCCCGATGCGTGGTGTCGCTTTCACCAAAGCGTCGTCCACACGAGGAGCGTCCTCCAAGTGGAGACCACTCTGCCGTTTTGCGGGCAAGGAATTCAGTTCCTTGCCTATGCCGAGTCTCTTGGTCAGCCGCCCCGGACCGCTTACGGATTCTAGGCCCCGAATTAAAATTGCGGCTGGATAGTCCTGTGGGCCGGTCACGAGATTTAGCATCTGGTGCATCCCGTAAATGAGGTAAACGTACCAGTGCCCAGCCGGTCCAAACATGACTTCGGTCCTCGTGGTTCGACCTTTTGAGGCATGGCAGGCCAAGTCTTCTGGGCCGTCGTAGGCCTCCGTCTCGATTATCCGGAGACGTTGCACAATCCTCGTTGCGGTGTCGGTCCGCACCAGCTGCTTTCCGATTAGCTCGCGAGCGAGTCGGACGGTGTCGGCGGAAGTGAATTCAGCTGGTTTCAGGATACGAGCCATGAGGAAGCTACTCTTAAAAGTCATCGACTGATTTGAGGCAATGGTTGCGTGTGGAGGGAACGTGTTTACATGATCCGAGCATGCCCAAAATCATTACCTTTACCGCCAACCTTTTGGCGGAGACGACTTACGAGTTTCCGGAATTCAAAATTGGCAAGACCCAGAGGGCGGTAGGCCAATTCTTCCAAGTGGGAGGCAAGGGGATCAATGTCAGCAAGATGCTCAATCTGCTGGGAGCCGAGAATCAGGCTCTTTGTTTCCCGGGAGGAAATCTTGGGCCCGCCTGTGAAGCGTGGCTGGCGGAGACCGGCATCTCGACGCTCGCATTCCGAGAGGGCTGCGAAACCCGATCGGGCGCTGTAATACGATCGGGGGAAGCGGTGGAGACTACTTTCTTGGGCTTGGATTCAACCGTATCGGTCTCCGCGATACGCGAAGCCGTAGCGGCTTTGGCGGCTATCAGCGAGCCTTTCGTATTCGCGGTTTGTGGATCGGTGCAGGGCTGGGAAGACCCTCGCTGGGATGTATTGAGAGACTGGATCGAAAACCGGGGCGAGCATGTATCCCTTGTCGTTGATAACTACGGACCAAGTCTCCCGTGGTTCGCGAATCAGCGACCGGAGATCATCAAATTCAATCGCGACGAGCTAGAGATTTTGTTCGAAGGCGAAGAACGCAGCCTTCCCACGCCGGAGCTGATAGGGCGAGCGCGTGAACGCTATGCCTGCGATCGCTGGATGGTAACCAACGGCGAAAAGGAAGTTTGGGTGCAGGATCAAGACGGGACTGCGAGTTCGTTCCAACCTAGGTCCGTGGAATGCATTTCACCCGTCGGTTGCGGCGATGTCTCTTTCGCCACGCTTATCGATTGTCTGTATAACAAATCAGGATACGACTTGAGGTCGGCTGCGGAGCTGGCCAGCGAATACGCCTCGCGCAGCGCGGCCAGTGCGGGGATCGCCGACTTCGAGCTTTAAGCATCGAGGCCGGCTTGGGGTTTCTAGAGCTGAGGGCCGAGGTCCCAGTCGCGTGGATGCTCGACTTGGTAGCTGAGCTTCAAGTCCTTCGTTTCCTTAGGCGCGAGCGTTAGCTCCCACTGGAAGATCCCGCTGTCCTCCTTGCCCTCTAGGACTTTGATTTCGCTCGCAGAAGGGGATAGTCGTTCGATCTCGATTTTCGCGTCGGTGGCGATTGGGAATTGGTCGACGACAACCACTTTGTGCGGCACGGAGTGATAGTTGGTCACCTTGTTGGTGTAGTTTCGGGTCAGAGTGACGGTCTTGTCGAAAAGGCCAGTATCTTTGTCCTGTTGAGCGCCTTCGATCCGTTTGGCGATTATGTTGGCATCGGTGCCTAGCGAGAGCTCGATCTTTTCGGTAGGCAGGGTCTTTTCCAAAGCGACCTTGGAGGATAGTTTTCCATCGACGAAAGCGAGGGCTTGGCCCGCTAGGATGGGGAGGTCGAGCTCGTTGGTTGCTCTTGCTCGCAAGTAGGTATCGAGCTGCACTCGCGGAACGACTTCCGACCAGTATTCCGCTTTGAGTTCCGCTTGGGTGACGGGGAGGGTGGAAGCGTCCTGTCGTGAAGGGACCGTAACTTCGCCCGGCAGCGTCACTTGGAAGGAGACAGTGGAGGCCGAGACGGTGATGCTTTGCTGTGATGGAACGGGAGCCGCACCGGCCATTACGGAGTTGGTTAACCTAGCTTTTCTGCGAGGAGCTGAAACTTCGAAAGGGCTAAGTTCGTAGACTTCGTCGTCCGTCTCGTATTCGGGACGATGTTGGCTTAGCACGACGGGATATAGCTCTGGAACGTTCCCTCGGCGGTTGGTTTGGTTGGTATGGAGCGAGAGGCTGACGTCGGTCCAGTCCTCGCCAGTCTTTTGCCATACGTTAGCGAAGTATCCGAAATCCAAGCGCGCTTCTTCCGGAAAGGCACGGAGCTCGTATTGCGGCTGCCAACGAGCGCTCAGTGCTTGGTAGCTAATGCTCATTTCCACCTCTTGGGCAGTGTCCAAATCGATTTCTACTTCCGCCAAAGATTGGGTCAGGCTATCCTGTTCACGCGCCTTTTGCAGCTCTTGTTTAATTTCTTTTTCCTTTTTGTTCAGAGCGACGAGTTCTAGGGCTACCTTGTATTCGATATCGGCGGCTTCCTTGCGGGTGTTTTCAACCAACTCCCAGGTTTCCATGCCGCTGGAGAGCGAAAGACTACTTCCGTTTTCCGCCAGTTCTCCAAATCCATCGGCGAACGATTTCGCGAGGCTTTCGACGTAATCTAGTCGAGCTCGGGCCGATGATTTCCGTTGTTGAACGGTTTGTATTTCGTGGCGAATTGCTTCCAGTCTCTCGCGGATCGCTTCGATCTCTGTTGATTCTTCAGAGTAAGGGTCCCTGAAAATCCTGGCGTTTCGGATAACCCCCTTTGCTTCGCCGATGTTGGCTTCCAAGGTGTTATAATCGACGGATGTGGGTAAGCCGTCGAACCGTATCGTCGATTTGCCTGCAGGCGCTTGTAGGGTGGCTACTCGCGTGATGCGGGCCCCATCTCGGAAGAGAGAGACGGAGCTTATTTTTGATGAGGGTTCGAGCGGCTCGCCCCTCAGGTTTGCCAGCGTGATTCCGCTGACCATGGCGAAAATGAAAAGGGTCTTTTGCATAAGGAGGAATTTTAGGGTTTGGTTTTTAAGAGCGGATTGTGGGCTAAGAGTTCCCTTATTAGGTACGGCGTGGTTGCTATTTTGGATCCGCTCTTTTCAATTCGGCCGGTTTTGAGTCAGAGCGAATACATTCATATCAAGGGAGCGAGGGAGCATAACCTCAAAAATGTGGAGCTGCGAATTCCCCGCAACAAGCTGGTAGTGATAACCGGTGTCTCCGGTTCCGGCAAGAGTTCGCTCGCATTCGATACCTTGTATGCCGAGGGGCACCGCAAATACGTGGAGTCGCTCTCCACTCAAGCGCGGCAGGCCATGGACCAGCTCAAGCGTCCGGATGTCGACTTCATTCACGGCCTCTCACCGGTTTTGGCGATCGAGCAACGAGCCTCCAATGCGTCGCCTCGCAGTACGGTGGCCACGGTGACGGAGATCGCTGACTACGCCCGTCTCCTTTGGGTCATTCGGGGAGAGCAACGTTGCCCGAAGGACGGCGGCATCATCCAGCGTCAAACGCTCGATGGAGCGGTGGACCAAACCTTGCAGCTCCCGGAGCGATCCCGAGCCATGATTCTCGCTCCCTATATGAAGGCCAAGCCAGCCGAGTTGCGTGAAGAACTGCCGCGTCTTCGACAGAAAGGCTTTCAACGTGTCCGTATCAATGGAGAAATCGTGGATGTGGACGATCCGCAGGCCGCCTCCAAAGGTCGTCAGGCTCTGCAGATGGATATCGTGGTGGATCGTTTGGTGATCGGTCCAGATCAGCGAAGCCGCTTGGCCGACTCCTTGGAGCTTGCCTTTAGCGAAGGAAAGGACCGAGCCATTGTCCTGTATCAAGAGAATCGGGACGCGGAGTGGGCGGAGCTTCCCTTGAGCCGAAACTTTTCCTGTAGCGAATGCGGTACGGTGTACGAACCCATCACCCCCCGTCATTTCTCATTCAATACCGCTGAGGGATCCTGTCCGGAATGTGGAGGACTTGGTGAGACACGCCGCTTCCTCGATGAGCTCGTAGTTCCAGATCCTGACAAAAGCGTGAAGAACGGAGCTCTAAAGCCGCTGCGTATCGGAGGGAAACAGCTGATCATCCGTCACAATGCGATGCTTCGTCAGCTCGCCGAGCAATTGCCCTTTGATCCGACGACCCCTTGGAAAGATCTTTCTGACGAGACTAAGGAACAGCTTCTACATGGAGTCCCGGATCGTGAGTTCGAATTCAAGCTGACCCGTCGCAAAACCAAGCCCGCTCCCACGAAGTTTGAAGGAATTATTCCGCTGCTAACAAAGGCGGCGAGGGAAACGAAAAGCGATGGCTATCGGGCTCGTCTCATGACTTACCAGACCGAGCAGGACTGTCCCTGCTGCCACGGGCATCGGTTCAGCCCGCGTAGCGCTAACGTGTACGTGGATGGAGTGAGCCTGCCCGAGTTTTTGGCCATGGATATCGAAAAGGCATATGCTTTTATCTCTGGTTTGGATAAGGCCGGTAGCGAGGTTTCGACTTACGGTGAAGTGATCGAAGGGGTGGAATTCCGGTTGCGGTTCCTGAAAGAGGTCGGCTTGGATTATCTGACCTTAAATCGTGGATACTCGACGCTGAGTGGTGGAGAATCGCAGCGTGTACGCCTCGCGACCCAGCTAGGCATGAGTCTGATGGGGGTGGTCTACGTTTTGGATGAACCGAGCATTGGACTGCACGCCAAGGATAACAAGAAGCTGGTCCAGACCCTGAAAGACCTTCGCGATACAGGGAACTCGGTGGTAGTGGTTGAGCACGATGAAGAAATGATGCGAGCGGCGGATCATCTCATTGAGATCGGTCCTGGAGCGGGGCTTTATGGCGGCGAGGTTCTCTACGAAGGAAAGCCAGACAATTGTACCGCTTCTACCGAACGTGAACGCTCTACGGGAGCGTATTTGTCGGGAGTGGAGCGATTGGCAAAATTGGCCAAAGATCTAGAGCCCTCCGAAAAGTGGATACGGATAAAGGAAGCAAGCCATCATAATCTGAAAGGCGTTACGGCTGAAATACCAGTCGGTCTGCTCACCTGCGTTACCGGTGTTTCCGGTTCTGGAAAGTCTACTTTGGTCAATGGCATTTTGGCCAAAGCCGCCGCCCGCAAGCTGAATCGCTCGAAGGACATTCCTGGAGCTCACAAGGGTATCGAAGGTCTAGAGTATTTCGAACGAGTCGTGCGCGTGAGCCAAGAGCCGATTGGCCAAAGCCCGCGATCCAACCCTGCTACCTACACAAAACTATTCGATGCCTTGCGAGATCTTTACACGAAAGTACCTCTGTCGCGAACACGTGGATATAAGGCCGGCCGGTTTAGCTTCAATGCTCGTGGCGGGCGCTGCGAGCGGTGCCAGGGGCAAGGGGCCATCAAGCTCGACATGCTCTTCATGAGCGATGCCTATGTCGAGTGCCCAAGCTGCAACGGGAAACGCTACAACCGAGAAACCTTGGAGGCGAAATATGCGGGCTTAAGTATTGCAGAGGCCTTGGACCTATCGGTCGACGAAGCCTGCGAAAAATTTAAGAATGTACCGCGTATTATCGAAAAACTGAATACGCTGGAACAGGTAGGGCTTGGCTATCTCAAATTAGGCCAAGCAGCCAATACCTTGAGTGGCGGAGAGGCTCAACGCCTGAAGCTTTCGCTTGAGCTCTCCAAACGAAATAGCGGGAAAAACCTCTACATTTTGGACGAACCGACCACCGGTCTGCATTGGGCCGATATTCAACGTTTGAGCGACTTGCTCTTCAGATTACGAGACCAAGGAAATACGGTGGTAGTGATTGAGCATCAACTCGACTTTATCCGCTTGGCAGACTGGGCGATCGACCTAGGCCCCGGCGGCGGAAGTCGAGGAGGGGAGATCGTATACTCGGGGCCAGTGCAAAGGATGGTTGATTACGAGCGTTCCGAAACGGGTTTGGCGATGCGTAGTTGATATTCTCTGCCTGTTTGCAAATGGGAGACGGGAAATTCGGGTTTAGTTCCAAGAGGTTTCCATCGTGCTTGAGCTGATGCGTTTCGGATTTTGCAAGCTGCTAGCATTTTTCGACTGCTTATTTTCGTCGTCCTGTTTTTCGCATTCTAACTGGTTGCCGGACACAATTTTGCAGAGCTCCTGGGCTGCTTCAACTAGGCAGCGAGCTTCGCTGTTGAGTCCGTTCGCAGTCTCAGTGGTGCCCTCGGCGTAATGGGCTGCATTTTGGGTCACGCGTTCCAGCTGTGACATGGCGTTGCTGATCTGGGAGGCACCGTTTGACTCTTCGTTTGCGACTTCCGATACGGATGAGACAAGCTCGACCATTCTTTGGGTATGGGCGGCTATGCCCGAAAAGGACTTGAGCACGTTTTCGCAGATCAGGCTGCCGCGGTTTGATCGTTGAACAGCTTCGCTTATCTGCTGGTTCGTTTCTGCGGCTGCATCGGCGCTTCGTTTGGCGAGATTCCTCACCTCGTCCGCGACTACTGCAAACCCAGCTCCCGCCTGGCCGGCGCGAGCTGCTTCTACGGAAGCGTTCAAAGCGAGTATGTTTGTTTGGAATGCTATCTCGTCGATAGTGCTGACGATACGGGTTACAGACTCGCTGGAGGTAACTATTTCTTTCATCGCGTCCGACATTTCCGTCATGCTACACTTTCCGCTTTCCGTGGCGTCAAGAGCTGCCATCGCGATTTCTCGAGCTTCGAACGCGTTTTTTGCATTGGTGTTGATGCTGCTTTCCATCTCTGTGACGGAAGCGGAGGTTTCCTCCACTGAAGCCGCCAGGGTATTCGCGTCATCGGCGATATGGCAGCTGAGCTCTTGTACGCGTGAAGTCCAATCGGTTATACTTTTGCTGCTTTTTTGCAGTTCGCCTGCAGTTTTAATTATTCGTCTTACTGTGGCCAATACAATGAGGATCCCAATAGC
This region of Pelagicoccus albus genomic DNA includes:
- the fabV gene encoding enoyl-ACP reductase FabV, with protein sequence MIVTPKIKGFICITAHPTGCAANVQEQIDYIKSQPSVADGPKNVLIVGASQGYGLSSRISAAFGSGANTLGVFFERPSERGRCASAGWYNSVAFEKQAKVEGLYAKSINGDAFSDEIKAQAIERIKEDMGGKIDLLVYSIGAPRRTDPKTGEVYKSAIKPIGKPFSNKYLDTDKKTIQVATLEPGTPEEIQGTVKVMGGEDWELWIDALSEAGVLADGFKCVAYDYIGPQFTWPIYKDGALGQAKLDVRRAKKSINEKLANIGGQAFVSVNKALVTQSSSAIPGVNLYITALYKVMKEKGTHEGCIEQMYRLFADRLFNGGEVPTDELDLIRLDDWEMKPEIQDEIAEIWPKIETDTIDQYTDFDGYQSEFLKLFGFGVNGVDYDADVEVAVEFE
- a CDS encoding protein-disulfide reductase DsbD family protein, with protein sequence MNPFLRVKLLLLAAVFYGASVWGQGQFSLGPVDTGEAEAELVADVAAIAPGQEFQVALRLEMSPHWHVYWINPGDTGLVPEIEWNLPEGFEMGPLEFPTPHRIPTPPLVSYGYEDEIFLLAKVKAPASLETGSTVRFEGAASWLICKEACIPGSADLALELPVTETGETFAPAEYASKMAETRDALPREAEGGVLAYEDLGDTLIVTLKWSGLQGMTLEDPYFYIEQEAVSDSAKEQSFDLNGDVLRIGIPKTDYFEEPENGYSGLLYSANGFEAAGGVDAVRFHVPGDLASMGATPSVAGEAAFDIGFTQALLYAFLGGMILNLMPCVFPVLSIKVLGFVQQSGEDKGKVLKHGIMFTIGVLASFWLLAGTLIALRSAGESLGWGFQLQQPEFVAVMLVVMFLFGLSMSGVFEMGTSAISLQGKVKGDGYSGSFFSGVIATAVATPCTGPFMGQALGYALTLSAFQSLTVFTFLALGMATPYLVLSANPSLINKLPRPGAWMETFKQVMAFPMYATCIWLVWLLGAHLGNDGLVYVLGGLLVVAIGAWIYGRWSTPVKSKSTRRFASGLALLSVLGGIWLMMPGEAGEEKEEIPWQTYSPALVDELSTSGKPVFIDFTADWCLTCKANEIRLFSSDEVLDRIDDGEVQLVRGDWTKKDSVITEALAKYGRSSVPLYLLYDGDGSEPRVLPQVLSPSTFLAALDEID
- a CDS encoding thioredoxin family protein, with protein sequence MTLIQRLVSCVAATLLFAGSLSAAQVGASAPAFSLVDTQGNEHSLSDFEGKVVVLEWTNFGCPFVKKHYNSGNMQGLQEHATGKDVVWLSICSSAPGKQGNMSSEEWSSALEEKGSKATAVLIDESGEVGRAYGAKATPHMFVIDESGTLVYDGAIDSIASASPSDIEKAENYVKSALASLFAGEPIETAKAKPYGCGIKYAQN
- a CDS encoding DNA-3-methyladenine glycosylase; this translates as MTFKSSFLMARILKPAEFTSADTVRLARELIGKQLVRTDTATRIVQRLRIIETEAYDGPEDLACHASKGRTTRTEVMFGPAGHWYVYLIYGMHQMLNLVTGPQDYPAAILIRGLESVSGPGRLTKRLGIGKELNSLPAKRQSGLHLEDAPRVDDALVKATPRIGIDYAGPDWSQRPYRFVADLA
- a CDS encoding PfkB family carbohydrate kinase, coding for MPKIITFTANLLAETTYEFPEFKIGKTQRAVGQFFQVGGKGINVSKMLNLLGAENQALCFPGGNLGPACEAWLAETGISTLAFREGCETRSGAVIRSGEAVETTFLGLDSTVSVSAIREAVAALAAISEPFVFAVCGSVQGWEDPRWDVLRDWIENRGEHVSLVVDNYGPSLPWFANQRPEIIKFNRDELEILFEGEERSLPTPELIGRARERYACDRWMVTNGEKEVWVQDQDGTASSFQPRSVECISPVGCGDVSFATLIDCLYNKSGYDLRSAAELASEYASRSAASAGIADFEL
- a CDS encoding DUF4139 domain-containing protein; translated protein: MQKTLFIFAMVSGITLANLRGEPLEPSSKISSVSLFRDGARITRVATLQAPAGKSTIRFDGLPTSVDYNTLEANIGEAKGVIRNARIFRDPYSEESTEIEAIRERLEAIRHEIQTVQQRKSSARARLDYVESLAKSFADGFGELAENGSSLSLSSGMETWELVENTRKEAADIEYKVALELVALNKKEKEIKQELQKAREQDSLTQSLAEVEIDLDTAQEVEMSISYQALSARWQPQYELRAFPEEARLDFGYFANVWQKTGEDWTDVSLSLHTNQTNRRGNVPELYPVVLSQHRPEYETDDEVYELSPFEVSAPRRKARLTNSVMAGAAPVPSQQSITVSASTVSFQVTLPGEVTVPSRQDASTLPVTQAELKAEYWSEVVPRVQLDTYLRARATNELDLPILAGQALAFVDGKLSSKVALEKTLPTEKIELSLGTDANIIAKRIEGAQQDKDTGLFDKTVTLTRNYTNKVTNYHSVPHKVVVVDQFPIATDAKIEIERLSPSASEIKVLEGKEDSGIFQWELTLAPKETKDLKLSYQVEHPRDWDLGPQL
- the uvrA gene encoding excinuclease ABC subunit UvrA, encoding MSQSEYIHIKGAREHNLKNVELRIPRNKLVVITGVSGSGKSSLAFDTLYAEGHRKYVESLSTQARQAMDQLKRPDVDFIHGLSPVLAIEQRASNASPRSTVATVTEIADYARLLWVIRGEQRCPKDGGIIQRQTLDGAVDQTLQLPERSRAMILAPYMKAKPAELREELPRLRQKGFQRVRINGEIVDVDDPQAASKGRQALQMDIVVDRLVIGPDQRSRLADSLELAFSEGKDRAIVLYQENRDAEWAELPLSRNFSCSECGTVYEPITPRHFSFNTAEGSCPECGGLGETRRFLDELVVPDPDKSVKNGALKPLRIGGKQLIIRHNAMLRQLAEQLPFDPTTPWKDLSDETKEQLLHGVPDREFEFKLTRRKTKPAPTKFEGIIPLLTKAARETKSDGYRARLMTYQTEQDCPCCHGHRFSPRSANVYVDGVSLPEFLAMDIEKAYAFISGLDKAGSEVSTYGEVIEGVEFRLRFLKEVGLDYLTLNRGYSTLSGGESQRVRLATQLGMSLMGVVYVLDEPSIGLHAKDNKKLVQTLKDLRDTGNSVVVVEHDEEMMRAADHLIEIGPGAGLYGGEVLYEGKPDNCTASTERERSTGAYLSGVERLAKLAKDLEPSEKWIRIKEASHHNLKGVTAEIPVGLLTCVTGVSGSGKSTLVNGILAKAAARKLNRSKDIPGAHKGIEGLEYFERVVRVSQEPIGQSPRSNPATYTKLFDALRDLYTKVPLSRTRGYKAGRFSFNARGGRCERCQGQGAIKLDMLFMSDAYVECPSCNGKRYNRETLEAKYAGLSIAEALDLSVDEACEKFKNVPRIIEKLNTLEQVGLGYLKLGQAANTLSGGEAQRLKLSLELSKRNSGKNLYILDEPTTGLHWADIQRLSDLLFRLRDQGNTVVVIEHQLDFIRLADWAIDLGPGGGSRGGEIVYSGPVQRMVDYERSETGLAMRS